From the genome of Streptomyces sp. NBC_01116, one region includes:
- a CDS encoding transglycosylase domain-containing protein, whose translation MSGLCLGFLGVLMGIGGIAYALVVPPKPNETAKAQNNVYYWADGTQMVATGGEVNRQELKYEQIPEEMRNAVISAENKSFDTDKGIDPVGIGRALLNMATGGETQGGSTITQQYVKNSMLTQDQTLKRKFQELFITLKVAGDVSKEDVMAGYLNVSYYGRGASGLQAAARTYYNKDADELDASECAFLATLLKGASYYDPAGAPDIDKNNATAEKNTKRAKERWKWILDEQVKDGRMTAEERAKYTKFPMPRPKRQDAKLGGQTGYLVELAKKYFLANNDRDIDAKKLELGGFEIHTTFQRKRVEELQAAVKKVYDAKIRPKDRPKTDTHVEFGGASVDARTGAIIATYGGQDATTHYTNNADATGAQVGSTWKPFVLAAAMQYGVRDPSGGPEQSNTERTQISPESIYNGDDGLRIRDYTGKIWLNEDDKEWRQTNDGNYDYGEIDLRTAMEKSANSPFVQLGMDVGTDKVKDVAVASGLKDDTFMANSTVPSFSIGTSSPSAIRMAGSYATFATSGQQNDTYSVTEVKEGGVTVFKHEKKPKRAFSPVIADNVTDVLKNVVENGTGEPARLEGREAAGKTGTTDGNRSAWFVGYTPQISTAISMFRYDDDETNQKREFLKMFGTGGEEKIHGNSFPASIWHDYMTSAMKGKKAISFPEPKDLGDVVWGGGAVSPSPTPSPTPSPTPSEEETKPTPTPTQTTPTPPTPTPTKTCGIFDPNCQEANGGANGGADGGADNGGADGGADNGGADGGADNGGADGGADNGGAEGASGNPGGTGSIWGNSG comes from the coding sequence ATGTCGGGGCTCTGCCTGGGGTTCCTCGGCGTGCTGATGGGCATCGGCGGCATCGCCTATGCGTTGGTGGTCCCACCGAAGCCCAACGAGACGGCCAAGGCGCAGAACAACGTCTACTACTGGGCCGACGGCACGCAGATGGTGGCGACCGGCGGTGAGGTCAACCGCCAGGAGCTCAAGTACGAGCAGATCCCGGAGGAGATGCGCAACGCCGTCATCTCGGCCGAGAACAAGAGCTTCGACACGGACAAGGGCATCGACCCGGTGGGCATCGGCCGTGCGCTGTTGAACATGGCCACGGGCGGTGAGACCCAGGGCGGCTCGACCATCACCCAGCAGTACGTGAAGAACTCCATGCTCACCCAGGACCAGACGCTCAAGCGGAAGTTCCAGGAGCTCTTCATCACGCTCAAGGTCGCCGGCGACGTGTCGAAGGAAGACGTGATGGCCGGCTACCTCAACGTCTCGTACTACGGACGTGGGGCTTCGGGGCTGCAGGCGGCGGCCCGCACCTACTACAACAAGGACGCCGACGAACTGGACGCGAGCGAGTGCGCCTTCCTGGCCACCCTGCTCAAGGGCGCGAGCTACTACGACCCCGCAGGCGCCCCCGACATCGACAAGAACAACGCAACCGCGGAGAAGAACACCAAGCGGGCCAAGGAGCGTTGGAAGTGGATCCTTGACGAGCAGGTCAAGGACGGGCGCATGACGGCGGAGGAGCGCGCCAAGTACACGAAGTTCCCCATGCCGCGGCCGAAGAGGCAGGACGCCAAGCTGGGCGGTCAGACCGGCTACCTGGTGGAGCTCGCCAAGAAGTACTTCCTCGCCAACAACGATCGCGACATCGACGCCAAGAAGCTCGAACTGGGCGGCTTCGAGATCCACACCACCTTCCAGAGGAAGAGGGTGGAGGAGCTCCAGGCAGCGGTGAAGAAGGTCTATGACGCCAAGATCCGGCCCAAGGACCGCCCCAAGACGGACACGCACGTCGAGTTCGGCGGTGCGTCCGTGGACGCGAGGACCGGCGCGATCATCGCCACGTACGGCGGCCAGGACGCCACCACGCACTACACGAACAACGCCGACGCCACCGGCGCCCAGGTCGGTTCGACGTGGAAGCCGTTCGTGCTGGCCGCCGCCATGCAGTACGGCGTGCGCGACCCGTCCGGCGGGCCGGAGCAGAGCAACACCGAGCGCACCCAGATCTCGCCCGAGAGCATCTACAACGGCGATGACGGCCTGCGGATCAGGGACTACACCGGCAAGATCTGGTTGAACGAGGACGACAAGGAATGGCGCCAGACCAACGACGGCAACTATGACTATGGCGAGATCGACCTGCGGACGGCCATGGAGAAGTCGGCCAACTCCCCGTTCGTACAGCTCGGCATGGACGTCGGCACGGACAAGGTCAAGGACGTCGCCGTCGCCTCCGGTCTGAAGGACGACACCTTCATGGCGAACTCCACCGTTCCCTCGTTCTCCATCGGCACCTCCTCGCCCAGCGCCATCCGCATGGCCGGCTCCTACGCCACCTTCGCCACGAGTGGCCAGCAGAACGACACGTATTCGGTCACCGAGGTCAAGGAAGGGGGCGTGACCGTCTTCAAGCACGAGAAGAAGCCGAAGCGCGCCTTCAGCCCGGTCATCGCCGACAACGTGACGGACGTGCTGAAGAACGTCGTGGAGAACGGAACGGGTGAGCCCGCCCGCCTTGAGGGCCGTGAAGCCGCGGGCAAGACCGGTACGACGGACGGCAACCGGTCCGCCTGGTTCGTCGGGTACACCCCGCAGATCTCGACCGCCATCAGCATGTTCCGGTACGACGACGACGAGACGAACCAGAAGCGCGAGTTCCTGAAGATGTTCGGCACCGGGGGTGAGGAGAAGATCCACGGAAACTCGTTCCCGGCCTCCATCTGGCACGACTACATGACCAGTGCGATGAAGGGCAAGAAGGCCATCTCCTTCCCGGAGCCGAAGGACCTGGGCGACGTCGTGTGGGGCGGTGGCGCGGTCAGCCCCAGCCCGACGCCCAGTCCCACCCCGTCGCCGACACCCTCCGAGGAGGAGACGAAGCCGACGCCGACGCCGACGCAGACCACTCCGACTCCGCCGACGCCGACGCCGACCAAGACCTGCGGCATCTTCGACCCGAACTGCCAGGAGGCCAACGGCGGGGCGAACGGCGGAGCCGACGGTGGCGCCGACAACGGCGGAGCCGACGGTGGCGCCGACAACGGTGGAGCCGACGGTGGCGCCGACAACGGCGGAGCCGACGGTGGCGCCGACAACGGCGGAGCCGAGGGAGCCAGCGGCAACCCGGGCGGAACCGGTTCGATCTGGGGCAACTCCGGATAG
- a CDS encoding glycosyltransferase family 87 protein, which translates to MCGMPSPSAEDTSVHQERPVVRPTDQDEVAAAGSELFGGRVGRWARLGDGPLTPVRVVALVMIGMFALGMVQKIPCYEWAWFRGATSQYTHACYSDIPHLFMGRGFADGLVPYFDRLSGDMQYLEYPVLTGVFMQVAAWLTLTPDSDPIQQREQMYWMVNAGMLMICAVVIAVCTVRTHRRRPWDGLLVALAPAFVLTATINWDLLAVALTAAAMLMWSRGRVLAFGVLIGLATAAKLYPALLLGPLLVLCWRAGRIREFGTALLGAGAAWLVVNLPVMVFAPEGWRKFYTFSQERPIDFGSFWLIITQRTGKPIDVETVNTASVVLMVVFCAGIAGLALSAARRPRFAQLAFLVVAAFVLTNKVYSPQYVLWLIPLAVLARPAWRDFLIWQACEVMYFLGIWSYLAYTSGGDKHQGLPQEGYQVAIALHLLGTLYLCALIVRDILQPEKDPVRGDGSDDPSGGVLDGAPDAFVLGPEARPSGHQALTVTGPRVEWGGTPTGTPTRDG; encoded by the coding sequence ATGTGCGGCATGCCAAGCCCCAGCGCAGAAGACACGAGCGTGCACCAGGAGCGGCCCGTCGTGCGGCCCACCGATCAGGACGAGGTCGCGGCGGCCGGCAGCGAGCTGTTCGGCGGCCGGGTGGGACGCTGGGCTCGGCTCGGCGACGGCCCGCTCACGCCCGTGCGCGTCGTCGCGCTGGTCATGATCGGGATGTTCGCCCTCGGCATGGTGCAGAAGATCCCCTGCTACGAATGGGCCTGGTTCCGCGGGGCCACCTCGCAGTACACCCACGCCTGTTACTCCGACATTCCGCACCTCTTCATGGGGCGCGGCTTCGCCGACGGCCTCGTGCCGTACTTCGACCGGCTGAGCGGCGACATGCAGTACCTGGAGTACCCCGTGCTGACCGGGGTGTTCATGCAGGTGGCGGCCTGGCTGACGCTGACGCCCGACAGCGATCCCATCCAGCAGCGCGAGCAGATGTACTGGATGGTCAACGCGGGCATGCTGATGATCTGCGCGGTGGTCATCGCCGTGTGCACCGTCCGCACGCACCGCCGCCGCCCCTGGGACGGCCTCCTGGTCGCGCTGGCCCCCGCGTTCGTCCTCACGGCGACGATCAACTGGGACCTGCTGGCCGTCGCCCTGACGGCCGCGGCGATGCTCATGTGGTCCCGGGGCCGGGTGCTCGCGTTCGGCGTCCTCATCGGCCTGGCGACGGCCGCCAAGCTCTATCCCGCTCTGCTGCTCGGCCCGCTCCTGGTGCTCTGCTGGCGGGCGGGCAGGATCCGCGAGTTCGGGACGGCCCTGCTGGGCGCGGGGGCGGCCTGGCTCGTGGTGAACCTGCCGGTGATGGTCTTCGCCCCCGAGGGGTGGCGGAAGTTCTACACCTTCAGCCAGGAGCGGCCCATCGACTTCGGTTCGTTCTGGCTGATCATCACCCAGCGCACCGGCAAGCCCATCGACGTGGAGACGGTCAACACCGCATCGGTCGTCCTGATGGTCGTGTTCTGCGCGGGCATCGCGGGCCTGGCGCTCTCCGCGGCCCGCCGGCCGCGCTTCGCCCAGCTGGCGTTCCTGGTGGTGGCCGCGTTCGTCCTGACGAACAAGGTCTACTCACCGCAGTACGTGCTCTGGCTGATTCCGCTGGCGGTCCTGGCCCGGCCGGCCTGGCGCGACTTCCTCATCTGGCAGGCCTGCGAGGTCATGTACTTCCTCGGGATCTGGTCCTACCTCGCGTACACCAGCGGCGGCGACAAGCACCAGGGGCTGCCGCAGGAGGGCTACCAGGTCGCGATCGCCCTGCACCTGCTGGGCACGCTGTACCTGTGCGCGCTGATCGTCCGGGACATCCTCCAGCCGGAGAAGGACCCGGTGCGCGGGGACGGGTCGGACGACCCGTCGGGCGGTGTTCTCGACGGGGCTCCGGACGCGTTCGTGCTGGGGCCCGAGGCCCGGCCGTCGGGGCATCAGGCCCTGACGGTCACAGGGCCTCGGGTCGAGTGGGGCGGGACGCCCACGGGGACGCCCACCCGGGACGGCTGA
- a CDS encoding alanine racemase, translated as MALSLYVDTARWRAHQKSVIDQFPGLVPVCKGNGYGFGHERLADETIRFGSDTLAVGTTYEAARIKDWFSGDLLVLTPFRRGEEPVPLPDRVIRSVSSVDGVHALVGARVVIECMSSMKRHGVKEEELGQLHAAIEDVRLEGFALHLPLDRTDGSDAVEEVIGWMDRLRAARLPLHTMFVSHLRAEELARLQQQFPQTRFRARIGTRLWLGDHEATEYRGAVLDVTPVVKGDRFGYRQQKAASDGWLVVVAGGTSHGVGLEAPKALHGVMPRAKGVARAGLATVNRNLSPFVWAGKQRWFAEPPHMQVSILFVPSDAQEPRVGDELVAHLRHTTTQYDRLVDR; from the coding sequence ATGGCGCTCTCCCTCTACGTCGACACCGCGCGCTGGCGGGCGCACCAGAAGTCCGTGATCGACCAGTTCCCCGGTCTCGTACCCGTCTGCAAGGGCAACGGCTACGGCTTTGGCCACGAGCGCCTCGCCGACGAGACGATCCGCTTCGGATCCGACACCCTCGCCGTCGGGACGACCTACGAGGCGGCCCGGATCAAGGACTGGTTCAGCGGCGACCTGCTGGTCCTGACCCCGTTCCGGCGCGGTGAGGAGCCCGTACCGCTCCCGGACCGCGTCATCCGGTCCGTCTCCTCCGTCGACGGGGTGCACGCGCTGGTGGGCGCCCGCGTCGTCATCGAGTGCATGAGCTCCATGAAGCGCCACGGCGTCAAGGAGGAGGAGCTCGGGCAGCTGCACGCGGCGATCGAGGACGTACGGCTCGAAGGCTTCGCCCTGCACCTGCCACTGGACCGCACCGACGGCTCCGACGCCGTCGAGGAGGTCATCGGCTGGATGGACCGGCTGCGCGCGGCCCGGCTGCCGCTGCACACCATGTTCGTCAGCCATCTGCGCGCCGAGGAGCTGGCCCGGCTCCAGCAGCAGTTCCCGCAGACCCGCTTCCGTGCCCGTATCGGCACCCGGCTCTGGCTCGGCGACCACGAGGCCACCGAGTACCGGGGGGCCGTCCTGGACGTCACCCCCGTGGTCAAGGGCGACCGGTTCGGCTACCGCCAGCAGAAGGCCGCCTCCGACGGCTGGCTGGTCGTCGTGGCCGGCGGTACGTCCCACGGGGTCGGCCTGGAGGCGCCCAAGGCGCTGCACGGCGTGATGCCGCGGGCCAAGGGCGTCGCCCGCGCGGGCCTGGCCACGGTCAACCGCAACCTGTCGCCGTTCGTCTGGGCGGGCAAGCAGCGGTGGTTCGCCGAACCGCCGCACATGCAGGTGTCGATCCTGTTCGTGCCCTCGGACGCCCAGGAGCCGCGGGTCGGCGACGAGCTGGTCGCCCACCTGCGCCACACCACCACGCAGTACGACCGGCTCGTCGACCGCTGA